One Mycolicibacterium crocinum DNA window includes the following coding sequences:
- a CDS encoding virulence factor Mce family protein, translating into MTRRRAVTLGALLTVVAVSSGCGIGNWQGLNSLPLPGTQGGGAGSFLIQAEMPDVNNIQPNSRVRVGDATVGHITKIELEGWHALVTMRLDRDVNLPANATATIGLTSILGSQHIELSAPGDAPPQGRLHDGSRIPLSHSGSFPSVEQTLAAVSTVLNGGGLAQVQDITEAFSTAFRGREQDLRSLIGELDRFAGNVNDQTDDIIAATDSLNRLSGTLAANRPVLDQALKTVPEALAVLNSERDNLVAAADQLGRFSNLVVSSVGQSKESLIRELKDIGPVLESLANAGPSMTRALSLIPTFPFPNETIEKWQRGDYANMTAVVDLTLSRIDQGLFTGTRWEGNLTELEMQWGRTIGQFPSPYTKSNPLVAPYNFDQGP; encoded by the coding sequence ATGACGCGCCGCCGCGCAGTGACGCTGGGGGCGCTGCTCACCGTCGTGGCCGTGTCATCCGGCTGCGGCATCGGCAACTGGCAGGGACTCAACTCGCTGCCGCTGCCCGGGACACAGGGTGGCGGGGCCGGATCGTTTCTGATTCAGGCAGAGATGCCCGACGTCAACAACATTCAGCCCAACTCGCGGGTCCGCGTCGGTGACGCGACGGTCGGACACATCACCAAGATCGAACTGGAGGGCTGGCATGCCCTGGTCACCATGCGGCTCGATCGCGATGTCAACCTGCCGGCCAACGCCACCGCCACAATCGGTCTCACCAGCATCCTGGGTTCCCAGCACATCGAGTTGAGCGCGCCCGGCGACGCACCACCACAGGGCCGGTTGCACGACGGGTCCCGTATCCCGCTGTCACATTCGGGCTCCTTTCCGTCGGTCGAGCAGACCCTGGCCGCGGTCTCCACCGTGCTCAATGGCGGTGGGCTAGCCCAGGTGCAGGACATCACAGAGGCGTTCAGTACCGCGTTCCGGGGCCGCGAGCAGGATCTGCGCAGCCTCATCGGTGAGCTGGACCGGTTCGCAGGCAACGTCAACGACCAGACCGACGACATCATCGCCGCGACCGACAGCCTCAACAGGCTCAGCGGAACTTTGGCCGCGAACCGGCCGGTGCTGGACCAAGCACTCAAAACCGTGCCGGAGGCGCTGGCGGTGCTGAACAGTGAGCGCGACAACCTCGTTGCCGCCGCCGATCAGCTCGGCAGATTCAGCAATCTGGTCGTCAGCTCGGTCGGGCAGAGTAAAGAGAGTTTGATCCGAGAGCTCAAAGACATTGGGCCAGTGCTGGAATCGCTGGCCAACGCCGGTCCGAGCATGACCCGCGCGCTGAGTCTGATCCCCACCTTCCCGTTTCCGAACGAGACCATCGAGAAGTGGCAGCGCGGGGATTACGCGAACATGACCGCCGTCGTCGACCTCACGCTGAGCCGTATCGACCAGGGGTTGTTCACCGGGACGCGGTGGGAGGGCAACCTTACCGAGCTCGAGATGCAGTGGGGCCGCACGATCGGACAGTTCCCAAGTCCCTACACGAAGAGCAATCCTCTGGTCGCGCCCTACAACTTCGACCAAGGGCCCTGA
- a CDS encoding MCE family protein translates to MSALRRGRTALAVVLILVLVGGVLLRTVGHGNRIEVVAYFDNSTALFPGDDIRILGVPVGQVTAVEPHPDGVKISFWFDRKYKVPGDAMAAILSPMLVTGRAIQLTPVYTGGPTMHDGAVIPRNRTAVPVEWDEVRVQLQRLTELLKPTTPGGVSTLGTFINTTADNLRGQGGTIRETINKLSQAMSVLGDHSGDIFATFKNLSILVTALRGSSDVLGQLNENLATVTGLLADDPTKIGAAFTDMNSVIGDVKTFVEDTGDTIGTTTEKLASISTALTESLDDIKQTLHIAPTTVANFTNIYEASNGAFTGALAVNNFANPISFLCGAIQAASRLGAEQSAKLCVQYLAPIIKNRQYNFLPLGENFLVGPQARPNEVTYSEDWMRPDYVPPAAAAPAAVPLPAEAPAVSTDPTAGLTGMMAPAGGGS, encoded by the coding sequence ATGAGCGCGTTACGTAGGGGCCGTACCGCGCTCGCGGTCGTGTTGATTCTCGTCCTCGTCGGCGGTGTGCTGCTGCGCACTGTCGGCCACGGCAACCGCATCGAGGTCGTCGCCTACTTCGACAACAGCACGGCACTGTTCCCGGGCGACGACATTCGCATTCTGGGTGTGCCGGTGGGCCAGGTGACGGCGGTCGAGCCGCATCCCGATGGGGTGAAGATCTCGTTCTGGTTCGACCGCAAGTACAAGGTGCCCGGCGACGCGATGGCGGCGATCCTCTCACCGATGTTGGTCACCGGCCGCGCAATTCAGCTGACACCGGTGTACACCGGCGGCCCGACCATGCACGACGGTGCCGTCATCCCCCGCAACCGCACCGCGGTTCCGGTGGAGTGGGACGAGGTGCGGGTCCAGTTGCAGCGCCTCACCGAACTGCTCAAGCCGACGACCCCGGGCGGTGTCAGCACGCTCGGCACCTTCATCAACACGACCGCGGACAACCTGCGTGGGCAGGGTGGCACCATCCGCGAGACGATCAACAAACTCTCGCAGGCGATGTCGGTACTCGGTGACCACAGTGGAGACATCTTCGCGACCTTCAAGAATCTGTCCATCCTCGTCACCGCGTTGCGTGGCAGCAGCGACGTACTGGGTCAGCTCAACGAGAATCTCGCGACGGTGACCGGACTGCTCGCCGACGACCCGACGAAGATCGGCGCCGCCTTCACCGACATGAATTCGGTCATCGGCGATGTGAAGACCTTCGTCGAGGACACCGGCGACACCATCGGGACCACCACCGAGAAGCTGGCGTCGATCAGCACCGCGCTCACCGAGAGCCTCGACGACATCAAGCAGACATTGCACATCGCACCGACGACCGTCGCCAACTTCACCAACATCTACGAGGCGTCCAACGGCGCCTTCACCGGCGCGCTGGCGGTCAACAACTTCGCCAACCCGATCTCGTTTCTGTGCGGGGCAATTCAGGCCGCATCACGGCTGGGCGCTGAACAGTCCGCGAAGCTGTGCGTGCAATATCTGGCGCCCATCATTAAGAACCGCCAGTACAACTTCCTGCCCCTCGGGGAGAACTTCCTCGTGGGACCGCAAGCCAGGCCCAACGAGGTGACCTACAGCGAGGACTGGATGCGTCCCGACTACGTGCCGCCGGCAGCTGCTGCGCCCGCCGCCGTCCCGCTGCCCGCGGAAGCGCCGGCTGTGTCGACCGACCCGACAGCAGGACTGACCGGAATGATGGCGCCGGCTGGGGGCGGGTCATGA